AAACATGAAAGATCATCAGGTTTCCAGTGCAGCTCTGCTGAACACCCAAACTCCTATCTATGGAACTGAGCACAACAATGAAAACACAGACTTTGGTGACTCGGGAAGACTTTACTATTGCAAACACTGTGACTTTAACAACAAATCGGCCCGGAGTGTTAGCACCCACTACCAACGAATGCACCCCTATATTAAATTCAGCTTTAGGTACATCTTGGATCCTAATGATCACAGTGCAGTATACAGGTGCCTGGAGTGCTATATCGATTACACCAACTTCGAAGATCTCCAGCAGCATTATGGTGAGCACCACCCAGAAGCCATGAATGTACTCAACTTTGACCATTCGGATCTGATCTACCGGTGTCGGTTTTGTTCTTACACGAGCCCCAATGTTAGAAGCCTGATGCCCCATTACCAAAGAATGCATCCCACCGTGAAGATCAACAATGCGATGATCTTTTCCAGCTATGTCGTGGAACAGCAGGAAGGTCTGAATACCGAATCCCAGACCCTGAGGGAGATTCTGAACTCGGCTCCCAAGAACCTGGCGACGTCCACTCCTGTGGCTCGTGGTGGTGGTATGCCTGCTGCGTTTGGTAAGAATACTCCTTCGAAGACGTTTACTCCAGAATGTGAAAATCAGAAGGACCCTTCGGTCAACACCGTGGTCGTTTACGATTGTGACGTTTGCTCATTCGCAAGCCCCAACATGCATTCTGTCTTGGTCCATTATCAGAAGAAACACCCTGAAGAAAAGGCTTCCTACTTTAGGATCCAGAAAACCATGCGCATGGTGTCTGTGGACAGGGGCTCTGCCCTTGCTCAGTTGTCATTTGAGGTGGGTGCTCCAATGTCTCCCAAAATGTCCAACATGGgttccccaccccccccaccacccccgcCACCAGACCTCAGTACTGAGCTTTACTACTGCAAACACTGTTCCTACAGCAATCGGTCAGTTGTGGGAGTGCTTGTTCACTACCAGAAAAGACACCCAGAAATAAAGGTTACTGCCAAATATATCAGGCAGGCTCCTCCCACAGCTGCAATGATGAGAGGGGCCGAAGGGCCCCAAGGCTCCCCTCGGCCTCCTGCCCCCATGCAACCGCTGAACCGAAGCAGCGCTGAGAGAGATGGCCCTCCTGTGGAGAATGAGATGTTCTTTTGCCAGCACTGTGATTATGGGAACCGGACGGTCAAAGGTGTACTCATTCATTATCAGAAGAAGCACCGAGACTTCAAGGCCAATGCAGATGTGATCCGGCAGCACACGGCCACCATCCGAAGCCTCTGCGACCGAAACCAGAAGAAACCTGCTAGCTGTATGCTTCTCCCCTCCTCTGGCATGGAGCGGGACAAAACTAAACTCCGAGCGCTCAAATGTAGGCAGTGCTCATATACCTCGCCCTACTTCTATGCACTGAGGAAGCATATCAAGAAGGACCACCCTGCCCTGAAGGCCACGGTCACGTCCATCATGCGATGGGCGTTTCTGGATGGTTTGATAGAAGCTGGCTACCACTGTGAGTGGTGCATCTATTCCCACACAGAGCCCAATGGTTTGCTCCTGCATTACCAAAGGAGGCATCCAGAGCACTATGTGGATTATACTTACATGGCTACCAAACTCTGGGCAGGGCCAGATCCATCCCCATCCTCTCTCACCATGCCAGCTGAAGCCAAAACATACAGATGCAGGGACTGTGTTTTTGAAGCCATCTCCATCTGGGACATCACCAATCATTACCAAGCATTCCACCCCTGGGCCATGAATGGCGATGAGTCGGTACTGTTAGATATCATCAAGGAGAAAGACACCGTGGAGAAGCCCATCCTTGGGCCCGAAGAGCTGGCAGGTCCTGTGAATTGTGAAAACAGCATGCCCACCCCGCTCCCCGAGCAGGAAGCCGAATGCCCAGAGGATGCAAGACTTTCCCCAGAGAAAAGCATGCATCTTGCTTCAGCCAACCCCGCCATCTCCTCCACCCCCTACCAGTGCACGGTGTGCCAGTCAGAGTATAACAACTTGCACGGCCTCCTCACCCATTATGGGAAGAAGCACCCCGGCATGAAGGTGAAGGCTGCTGACTTCGCCCAGGACATCGACATCAACCCAGGTGCCGTCTACAAATGCAGGCATTGTCCCTACATCAACACTCGCATCCACGGTGTCCTGACCCACTACCAGAAGAGACACCCGGCCATCAAGGTGACCGCGGAGGACTTTGTGCACGACGTGGAGCAGTCTGCGGACATAACCCAGAACGACATGGAGGAGACGAGCAGGATTTTCAAGCAAGGGTACGGTGCCTACCGGTGCAAACTCTGTCCGTACACGCACGGCACTTTGGAGAAACTCAAAATCCATTACGAGAAGTACCACAACCAGCCCGAATTCGATGTCTTTTCCCCATCCCCCCCGAAGCTGCCAGTCTCCCTCGAGCCTGAGATAACCACTGAAGTGAGCCCCTCCCAAGTCTCCATCACcgaggaggaggtgggagaggagCCCGTGTCCACGTCTCACTTCTCTACCTCGCACCTGGTCTCCCACACTGTGTTCCGGTGCCAGCTCTGCAAGTACTTCTGCTCGACGAGGAAGGGGATCGCCAGGCACTACCGCATCAAGCACAACAACGTCCGCGCCCAGCCGGAGGGCAAGAACAACCTCTTCAAGTGTGCCCTGTGTGCCTACACCAACCCCATCCGCAAAGGGCTGGCGGCCCATTACCAGAAGCGCCACGACATCGACGCGTATTACACCCACTGCCTGGCAGCCTCCCGGACCATCAGCGACAAGCCCAACAAGGTGATCATCCCGTCCCCGCCCAAGGACGACTCCCCTCAGCTGAGCGAGGAACTCCGGAGGGCAGTGGAGAAGAAAAAGTGCTCCTTGTGCTCCTTCCAGTCGTTCAGCAAGAAGGGCATCGTGTCCCATTACATGAAGCGCCACCCGGGGGTGTTCCCAAAGAAGCAGCACGCCAGCAAGTTGGGGGGCTACTTCACGGCCGTCTACGCGGATGAACACGAGAAGCCCACGgtgatggaagaggaggagagaggcagcTTTGAGAAAGCCGAGGTGGAGGGCGAAGCCCAGGAGATCGAGTGGCTCCCGTTCCGCTGCATCAAGTGCTTCAAGCTGTCCTTCAGCACCGCGGAGCTGCTGTGCATGCATTACACTGACCACCACAGCCGGGACCTGAAGAGGGACTTCGTCATCCTAGGCAACGGCCCCCGCTTGCAGAGCTCCACCTACCAGTGCAAGCACTGTGATAGCAAGTTGCAAAGCACAGCCGAGCTGACCTCACACTTGAACATTCACAACGAGGAATTCCAGAAGCGTGCCAAACGTCAGGAGAGGAGGAAACAGCTTTTGAGCAAGCAGAAATATGCAGATGGTGCTTTTGCAGATTTCAAACAAGAGAGGGTAAGGATATGTTTTGATTCCCCTTCCCCCAGGAGGCCTCTCATCACTGGTGCTCACATGCACTACTTCTTCGTTGCCAGCCAAGCTGCTGCAGGCTTCCTAGTGACTTAGCTTGCCAGAGAGCTCAATAAGTCAATTAAACATTTCGAGCTTGATATCCCCTGTTCTATGCTCACCCCTCTCCACGgtcctgtccccctccctctctccctctgacTCCTCCcatggctccccagggggaggttTGGGGTGGTTTCTGTGTATGTCTTTCTGCCAAGTAGCCTAATCTGAAGCCTAGTTATACAACAGTGCTCGTTCTTTCCTAAGGCCGTGGTGGGCTGTCTCTTGGTACCATTAGCACTTCTCAGCCATGTCTTGGTCTTCAGTGTTTGCTCCAGCCACCTAACACCTCAAggagtagattaaaaaaaaaaaaaaatcaagacgtTCATTCATGGCGCAGCTGTGCAACGCTTCACCTGCGTAGTTGAAACTGGTTTGAAAACCAGATAACTTAGTGGCAGTGACGATGAGCTTCCTGCATAGAAATCTTCTCCACTCACAAGCCGTAACATATTTGGGTTCCAGAGACTGTGTCTAGTAGGCAGTGTGCCATGACTGAAAGAAGTTTGTTATATAAAAATACTCGCCTATGTCTCCCTTGGTGTTTAACCTGCTaatctgctttaaaataaaaatatgccagTAAACTACAAGAATAAATGCCTGCCATTGAGGGAGGGCTTGGAGTACTGATGGCTACCACTGTATTTTACCAGCCTTTTGGCCACTTAGAAGAGGTGCCAAAGATCAAGGAGAGGAAAGTGGTGGGCTACAAATGTAAATTCTGTGTGGAAGTGCACCCAACGCTCCGAGCCATCTGCAATCACCTGCGGAAGCACGTCCAGTATGGCAATGTCCCGGCCGTGTCCGCCGCCGTGAAGGTGAGAATGGAAAGTTCTGGATGCGTGTTCTTGCGTGTGAGCGGCTCGTGGTACCTATTAACCCATTGCTTAAAGCAGCACGGGAGAGAGCATCTCAGAGCGCGGGCACTCCCGGGAGTGGTGCTCCCCTCGGTTTGGCTTGCTTTGATTTCTTTGCAGGTTGGACCTTCATCATCTTTCTGTTAGGGGAAAGGTCGAGTTTTGATCTGGTTTCCTCCCGTGTGGATAGTTTGTGGACACAGAAGGTCCTGGATTCTCGGTACAGGAGGTTGTGGGTCGTCCTTCAGTTCTGTGTTAGTGCCATTAGGTTCTTGCTCTTCGAAGCGGCCTGAGCTCTTACGAGGAATCAAGTGGGTTCTGTTTCCATcatctgctcctcctgctgcctgaaTCTTACTATTCTCTTCTGGAGGAGGATTCAGAAAGCCCAGGAGACCCTGTCCTTTGCTTCTTATCTTGGGTCCTTGGGGGAATGTGAAGGGTATTAATTAAACCCAAAGCCAAAAGCCTTGGAGTTGTACTTGACCCTCAGAGCCCTTTGACCTGGCTTATCTCTTCCATCCCTTCTCCCCGTGTGCTGCCAAgtgtcctccctcctcccctgacTTTTCACGAGGCAACCTGCTTTGAACATCATAATCCAAAGAGCAACCACAGTTTCCATTCCACACCTCCATCCCTGCTTTGCAGAACACTGTTGCTGAGCACATGTCATTTTTGAACACGGAAGTAAACTCAGGTCTCTGCCCTTTCTCTCTGGATACATGAATGTATTTGTGTCATCTGCCCTTCTTGATCTTGCATCCTGTTTTTGCCAATTTAGCACAAAGGTAAAGCTTCTACTTCATTGAAGACTGAAGCCTTCTGTCTTTGGACAGAACAATGGCAACCCAGGGACAGCAGCAGGTGGCTTCCTCTACATACCACTGCAGCGTGCCCCAGGATTGTTTCCTGGAATCAATGCAAGAGAAAATCAGATCCAACGAACTACCTCGAAAAATGGGTGACTTAAAACCAGGCTGCTCCTTAACTCTTGGGATGAATTATGCAGCCACCTGCAGATAAGGGGTGAGGGTAAAGTCACTGTCTGCGGGTGGGAGGCAGAGAGCGGGGTCTTTTGCTTTGCCTCACCTCAAATAATGGCCCAAGTCTCCTTGATGGTCAGACCGCTTTGCTGTTTCtcatcttgcttttcttttctctgaactataaccctaaccaaaTTTTAATGTCGGTCTAGATGAGCAAATAgttgaaattttctttgaaagatGGGCAATCAAGTGAACTGTCTTCAGACTGGGATAATGCCTCTCACATTTCCCAGGCAGTGGCGACCATTGTCCGGATATGTTGCCTTAAATCCACCATGGCATGAAGAACGTCAGTCAGGCTTGCCCTCCCTCCAGGGGGAGCCAGAGAGGCAGGGGAGGAACCTTTAACCGGAAATGCCGATGAGCTTGGGAGAtgaagggagcagaggaaagCTGGGGGCAATGAcgatggatatttattttgttggtggggcatgtgtgtgtgtgtggttctcttAGCAGGAGGCTGACGACCCTTCCCACTTGTTCCTGGATGGATTGGAAGCGGCCAAAGATGCCAGTGGCGCCCTGGTGGGCCGGGTGGATGGTGGACACTGCTTGCTTGATGGAATGTTGGAGGATGAAACCCGGCCGGGGGGATACCATTGCAGTCAATGTGACAGAGTCCTGATGTCCATGCAGGGGCTGCGTTCTCATGAGAGGAGCCACCTGGCCCTGGCCATGTTTACCCGCGAGGACAAGTACAGCTGCCAGTATTGCTCCTTTGTCTCTGCCTTCAGGCACAAGTAAGTACTATTGGGTGGTCCTTAGTGGTTCCTGGGAGAAGATTTTGTAGTTGGAGGCAGCTAAAGCTGCAGTAGGAGAAACCAGGATGAGCGAGAAGGCCCCACTCAGCCTGGTTTACCTGCCCTCATGCTGCCTGAGCCTTAGGCTTCTCAGCTGTAAAATGGCACTAAGAATAGGAATGCTCGTATGGCATTGGATTTGGCAAACgcaggcattttaaaaaatagggggTGAATGAGTTTATGGATCTGCCAGATATTCAGCCACAGATTAGGAAACAGAGTTCCATTTGGAAAGCTGAATTGctaaagagggagggagaatgagGACTATTAAACCATGTGACCAAAGAACCAATCACTGCTTGTGATTTTAAAAGAGACCTTTTGAAGTATAAATTTGGGGTAGGCGTGCAATGCTTCATGGGGTGGTGGGAAGTAAGTTTTGAAAAGCAAACTTTTGTTATATAGCAGAGAGGTAAATGTTCAGTCGTGCATTTTCATATTCTTGGAGGAGGATAACTGATAGTGGGtgctctttatttttgaaaacattgaAATTAAGTGATGGgatgtttgtttctttaaaaagataaagtgCTACTTGGTGGTTGCTGAAAATAGGGGGAAGCTGTGTTTCTGCCGAGGTTAGGATAGGTCACAAACCTTTTATTATTATACAGGGCCTCATATCTGATCTTTGCCGTTAGATCCCCACTCCCTTCAGTTCACAAGTATTTACTGAATAGCACCTGCCAGGTTGTCCGGCACATAGTGGAACCCCAGCAAATACTTGTAAACAAGGAagaccccctcacacacacactagcCCCTGAACCTTGGGGGCACATAAATGAACAGCACAGGGTCTGTAACTTAAGGGCTGggttataaaacaaacaaagaaagggCTTGGCAAATTCAGGTCCGTTTCTTTAGAGAAATAACATTAAATGCCACGAAGTTCAACAAAGGAAAGTGTTATATCCACTTTGGAAGCATCAGGAAAGTTTTATGGGGTGTGGGGTACTCGAGTCGAGTCTTGAAGTTAGGAAGCTAGGACGTGGATAGTTGGGAAAGGAGGTTAAGTGTGGAGGACAAGATGAGTGGCCAAGCCAAGGAGGATGGTGGCTCCCTGGGCCCAGATGGGGGTAGGGGCGGGTTTCAGTTTAACTGGTTCTTAGGTTACATGTAAAGGACCAGTGGAAGATAAGGTGTGAATATTTGATAAGAGACCAGATTTGGAGTCTCAATGCCAGGAATGAACACTTTACAAGTTTTATTACTGGTAAAAGGAAGAGTTGGGTATGAGTAAAGTAGCCATAACTGATAATTGTCCCTCACTATATAAGCAAATTCTAGTATTACCTTTTTACATTCTCAAAATCTCTCTTTACACGAGGGATGTtcctattattatctccattttatgggTAAGAAAAATGAGACCTgcatgctgggtgtggtggtgcacacctgtaatcccaacggcttaggaggctgaggcaggaggatcctgagttcaaagccagcctcagcaaaaagcaaggcactaagcaactcagtgagaccctgtctctaaataaaatacaaaatagggctggggatgtggctcagtggttaagttcctctgagttcaattcctggtaacaaaaaataaaaagagtaaaaaaagaaagaaaagtgagacCTGCAGAAAGTAAGTAGCTTGCCCAAGTTCACATGGCTTACAAGTAATCATTGAGATTTTATCCCAGCCAGCCTGACTCTTATAACTCCTGCTCTTGAGTTGAAAAGATAGAGATTATTTTGGAAGTGGTAACAGTAGTTGACATTTGGGAATGGTTGAGGGAATGGACCTGCATTCTGTTAAATGGTAAGCAGTAGCATTCCTGTGTGGGCCATTTAGAATGGCATTTAGTTCTCTGGGGTACTGACACAAATTAGAACTTTCCCCCTTACTTTGTTTggtagatttattattttttagactCCTATTTATCGTAAAGTATGGGGGTTTCTTCTAATTAATGTCCTCGTAAGTTGCTTCTGGAAGACTGATGTGCCACAGATGTGGCTGGGTTTATTACAGGGGGGTGACTAGCGCCCTTGATCACATGACTCCTTCAAACTCATTGCACTGTGCCTCCATACTCCCGTAGATGCTGGAACAGATCAGCCCACTGCAAGCAGGACAGCCACTTTGAAAACTCCCTTCTCTACTCCAGTGTTCACCCTGCAAATagaattacaatttaaaaatacagccCTTTTAAATGCTAAatctaatttccatttttattttggattagttAAGTGGATTACTCTCACCTCCTGGGCAGAAAATATGAATTCACTGACCTTGGTTATACCTTCTTTTTCTGGATGCCCTCTTTAAGTTATGggacttgaagaagaaaaataaggattTCCCATGACTTGTTGCCACTAGCCACATCTCTTACCCCAAAAagatctcttcctctctttctttaggTTTCCCTCCTCTTTGAGCGAGTCCAACAACTCTTGCTTAGTTGTTGATTTATTTGTATGGCAAGGGCCCTCTTTAGAAAGTAGATGAAGGGATTTTGAACAGCTTGGAAGTGGGATGTGTAAAAAGTGGAGAAAATGTTGAATGTAGTTTTTAActtgtttccctttctttcctttccacacATCAAGTTTGGATCGCCATATGCAAACCCACCATGGACACCATAAACCATTCCgatgcaaactctgctccttcAAGTCCTCGTATAACAGCCGGCTGAAAACACACATACTCAAAGCTCATGCTGGTGAGTTGGTGTTTGTGGTGCACAAGTTCTTTAGCATGCTCTGAGTTCACAACCCAACCGTCTTTATTAAGTgaaattttcattctctttccccATGCATGAGCATAAGCTATTCCTGAAATGGTTAcaggtttggttttatttttatctgttaaagaaaactggaaacaaaatcagaataatatttttaagaattaaaagtcaaaataatCACCCATGTCATGTTTAATTCATCCTACCAACTAGAATTAGACTGTTCTGCTTCTTAAAAGATATTTCTGAATTACCTAACCTTTCCAGTGGAATCACAGAGAATTGTTATATCCACTAAAGAGAATTCCCCCCGCCCCTCACCCCCGCAAATAAAGGTGTAATCTAAAGGAAGTTGGATGTACCAAAGAGAACTCAAAGTGTGTGAGATTTCTCAAGATGGGCTCATGGGTCAGTCGTTTCCTTTCTCTTTGGGGGTTGCAACTGTGTAGTAACTGTGCTGTCTCTCTCAATGCTTATCTCATTGGGTCAACCTGGTGAACACCTGTTACCTATTAAGATTCTGCACTGAGCATGTTATAGGTATCATCCTATTCAGTCTTCATGGTAGTCCTACAGGGTAGGTGCTGTGTGGCTTCCTGTGTGCCTTGTGTAACACTttataacattttgaaaactATTATAAAAACTACCCCAAACCAGGGTCCTTCATTTTTGCCATGTTTGTATTCCGTGTCTCTTTGCTATCTCCAGAGTAGTGGGCCCATTGAACTGGCTTATTACCACAAAACTACTCAAGCCTTCTGGCTGCTCTGAGCCCCACTGGGGTTTAGGGATGGGACAGGGAGATTAGCTACATGGGCCTGTTTCTATCTTTTGGGGTTTTTATGTCTCCAGGAAACTCTCCTAAAGTTCAAGGTGTAAGTGGCTTCAGAGTTCAACCCCAGTCTCTTCTAATTTGTGCATATTGTAAATTATTGAGCTGGGACAGCATTCTGGTGCATTTTCCCCATAGGCCTCAAGCTTTGTCAAAAGTTCTGGGAGCTGGGTAAGTGGTTGGACCTGTGGGAAGGACTCTGAAGAGTGTTCGAGACTGCGCACTGACTCCAGGGCACTAAACTGGAGACTGTTTTGGGGGCTGACCAAGCTGACTGGCTTTCTTCTGCTCACTGGCTAGCAGGAAGGAAGCATCCAGAAAGAGAGAATAGGAGCAATATAATTCCACCAGGTCTCCATGGCATGGCTCTGAGTCACTGAGAGAAGCTTGACTTGGAAAAAGCCACTACATTTTCTAAAGGTCTCTCTATTTGTCTATTCTAGGtggattattttataatattttaaagggtAAGCAGTGGTATGACCCAAACAAATAATCTGGACTTGAATTCTTTGTCATGTGGTGGGACTCAAAGCCACCCAGCATGATTTATGCAACAGAGCTTGCATTTAAGGAAACAAACAAGTAGTGTTAGGGCAGTAACCTTGCCTATAATAGTATACACAAGCAAACAGCATTGTCTGCTGCCCAACATTGTTGCCTAACTCCTAGGCAGTGGTCAAGAGGCCAGGTGATTTGTGTTCTTGTCTGGGTGTCTGaatctttgaacttttttttttttttttttttttttgctgtgtagTGCCATGTAAATTAAGGTTTTCTGTAGTTCTCTTCAGGACCTCTTGGAAATGCAAGCTCTGGAGGTCATCAGTGGTGAGAAGATTTAATTGCAAAACTTGATGCTGAGCTCTCTTTGCATATAAAACCAGTTAGTAGTTTTCAGAATGATAGGAATGAAACAAAATCTCAGCCAGCTAAAAGCAAGGGCAGGCCGACCCTccattcctcttcttcctcttcctctgtagACCCACAGCACTGCCCATTCATTTGTACTGACTTGCAAAACTTATATTACCAATGatcctgtcttcttttcttttcctccaattttaaattttcatctcaaaaattaaatttttaaaatgcatgtttattagaaataaaattgaaaatgaggctgggtatgtagctcagtgttaaaatgctttcctaacatgcatgaggttctgggttcaatccctcacactaccaaaaagtaaaattaaaaaaaaaatttaaaaaagaataattgtaAATGCAAAGAAATATGCTCAGTCATCTATAGTCTTATTATCTAAAGACCGCTGTTCTTAACATTTGATGTTTTCCTTTTAACCATTTTTTCCTGTAATTGTGTTTAATTATTGTGGTtataatataatcaaaatatattttgtctttctatttatttccaGTTTGTCATGCTATTATAAActcaaaaaatctattttaatgatagtttatcgggctggggatgtggctcaggcggtagcgcgctcgcctgccatgcgtgcgacccgggttcgatcctcagcaccacataccaacaaagatgttgtgtccgccgagaactaaacaataaatattgaaaattctctctctctctctctcctttcgctctctctttaaaaaaaaaaaaaaaaaatgatagtttaTCAAGAGGGTATGCCCACATTTGtttaatcatttctttgtgtttaaaattttggGTGGTTTCATACCTTTTTCAGACAGTAAtgtaaatttctaaataaaattttctctaaatttaattatattttctttatagagaCTCTCGGAAAGGAGTAGGCTTATTGGGTTGGGGGCTTGAGTGCTTTTGTTGTTACCAGAAGCAAAATTGCTTTCTGAATTGATCATACTAGTGTACATTTGCCCAATAA
This portion of the Ictidomys tridecemlineatus isolate mIctTri1 chromosome 4, mIctTri1.hap1, whole genome shotgun sequence genome encodes:
- the Znf462 gene encoding zinc finger protein 462 isoform X3, coding for MEVLQCDGCDFRAPSYEDLKAHIQDVHTAFLQPTDVAEDNDDEPRSGSMNASNQTEVEFSSIKDEFAIAEDLSGQNATALGTGSYYGHSPGYYGQHISPNPKPTNKFFQCKFCVRYFRSKTLLIEHTRKVHGAQAEGSSAGPPVPGSLNYNIMMHEGFGKVFSCQFCTYKSPRRARIIKHQKMYHKNNLKESTAPPPAPVPLPDPVVPPVSLQDPCKELPAEVVERSILESMVKPLTKSRGNFCCEWCSYQTPRRERWCDHMMKKHRSMVKILSSLRQQQEGTNLPEVQNKNAPSPPSNSTYLSMNAASREIPNTNVSNYRGSIGNSIMRPNSSASKYSPMSYPQMKPKSPHNSGLVNLAERSRYGMSDMTNSSADLETNSMLNDSSSDEELNEIDSENGLNAMDHQASGLSAEQLMGSDGNKLLETKGIPFRRFMNRFQCPFCPFLTMHRRSISRHIENIHLSGKTAVYKCDECPFTCKSSLKLGAHKQCHTGTVSDWDAMNSQSESISSSLNEGVVSYESPSINGRKSGAMLDPLPQQQPPQPPPPPPPPPPPSQPLQQPQPPQLQPPHQVPPQPQPPPTQPPPPPTQAPPLHPYKCTMCNYSTTTLKGLRVHQQHKHSFCDNLPKFEGQPSSLPLENETDSHPSSSSTVKKSQTSILGLSSKNNFVAKASRKLANDFPLDLSPVKKRTRIDEIASNLQSKINQTKQQEDAVINVEDDEEEEEDNEVEIEVELDREEEPTEPLMEVPTSFSAQQIWARDASEPQKEPSFRSITHDYNATNGAEIELTLSEDEEDYYGSSTNMKDHQVSSAALLNTQTPIYGTEHNNENTDFGDSGRLYYCKHCDFNNKSARSVSTHYQRMHPYIKFSFRYILDPNDHSAVYRCLECYIDYTNFEDLQQHYGEHHPEAMNVLNFDHSDLIYRCRFCSYTSPNVRSLMPHYQRMHPTVKINNAMIFSSYVVEQQEGLNTESQTLREILNSAPKNLATSTPVARGGGMPAAFGKNTPSKTFTPECENQKDPSVNTVVVYDCDVCSFASPNMHSVLVHYQKKHPEEKASYFRIQKTMRMVSVDRGSALAQLSFEVGAPMSPKMSNMGSPPPPPPPPPDLSTELYYCKHCSYSNRSVVGVLVHYQKRHPEIKVTAKYIRQAPPTAAMMRGAEGPQGSPRPPAPMQPLNRSSAERDGPPVENEMFFCQHCDYGNRTVKGVLIHYQKKHRDFKANADVIRQHTATIRSLCDRNQKKPASCMLLPSSGMERDKTKLRALKCRQCSYTSPYFYALRKHIKKDHPALKATVTSIMRWAFLDGLIEAGYHCEWCIYSHTEPNGLLLHYQRRHPEHYVDYTYMATKLWAGPDPSPSSLTMPAEAKTYRCRDCVFEAISIWDITNHYQAFHPWAMNGDESVLLDIIKEKDTVEKPILGPEELAGPVNCENSMPTPLPEQEAECPEDARLSPEKSMHLASANPAISSTPYQCTVCQSEYNNLHGLLTHYGKKHPGMKVKAADFAQDIDINPGAVYKCRHCPYINTRIHGVLTHYQKRHPAIKVTAEDFVHDVEQSADITQNDMEETSRIFKQGYGAYRCKLCPYTHGTLEKLKIHYEKYHNQPEFDVFSPSPPKLPVSLEPEITTEVSPSQVSITEEEVGEEPVSTSHFSTSHLVSHTVFRCQLCKYFCSTRKGIARHYRIKHNNVRAQPEGKNNLFKCALCAYTNPIRKGLAAHYQKRHDIDAYYTHCLAASRTISDKPNKVIIPSPPKDDSPQLSEELRRAVEKKKCSLCSFQSFSKKGIVSHYMKRHPGVFPKKQHASKLGGYFTAVYADEHEKPTVMEEEERGSFEKAEVEGEAQEIEWLPFRCIKCFKLSFSTAELLCMHYTDHHSRDLKRDFVILGNGPRLQSSTYQCKHCDSKLQSTAELTSHLNIHNEEFQKRAKRQERRKQLLSKQKYADGAFADFKQERPFGHLEEVPKIKERKVVGYKCKFCVEVHPTLRAICNHLRKHVQYGNVPAVSAAVKQEADDPSHLFLDGLEAAKDASGALVGRVDGGHCLLDGMLEDETRPGGYHCSQCDRVLMSMQGLRSHERSHLALAMFTREDKYSCQYCSFVSAFRHNLDRHMQTHHGHHKPFRCKLCSFKSSYNSRLKTHILKAHAGEHAYKCSWCSFSTMTISQLKEHSLKVHGKALTLPRPRIVSLLSSHAHHSSQKTTPTEEVEDSNDSSYSEPPDVQQQLNHYQSAALARNNSRVSPVPLSGASAGTEQKTEAVLHCEFCEFSSGYIQSIRRHYRDKHGGKKLFKCKDCSFYTGFKSAFTMHVEAGHSAVPEEGPKDLRCPLCLYHTKYKRNMIDHIVLHREERVVPIEVCRSKLSRYLQGVVFRCDKCTFTCSSDESLQQHIEKHNELKPYKCQLCYYETKHTEELDSHLRDEHKVSRNFELVGRVNLDQLEQMKEKMESSSSDDEDKEEEMNSKAEDRELMRFGDCGTPINTEKRFPCEFCGRAFSQGSEWERHVLRHGMALNDTKQVSREDILPKEIVEDSVKMPSIEEKEDDDEPVGIDFSLKSETVAICVVAADKSLLENAEAKNE